A window of Kocuria sp. TGY1127_2 genomic DNA:
CGGCAATGGTTCCCCGATCCGGAGTTACCGAAGCCAGAGCCCGGTCGTAATAGCGCCAGGTCCAGTCGGAAGCGTTCCAACGAGCTGCCGCCTCCTCTGGAATGGGCGACAGACCCTTGATCCCCTCGCCGCCGCGGGCCGCGGACTGAACGACCACAATGTTCTCCAGCGCGAGCTTGCGGCCGGTGGCCTCGGCCTCGTCGGCCACGGCCAAGAGTTCGAGAGCGGCGCGGCGGCCGCGGAACAGGTCGGGCAGGAAGAGGATCTTGGCCTTCGAGCGGACCAAGGTCATGCAAACTTCCCGCGGGCCGAAGACCGGCATGATCGGTGTGACGACTGCCCCGATCTGCATCGCCCCCAGTGACACGGCGACGAACTCGCGCCAGTTGGGCAGTTGCACTGCGATGGCGTCGCCGCGGACCGTGCCCAATTCGATGAGCATCTGCGAGATCCGGTCGGCTTCCTCCTGAAGCTCGGCCCAGCTCGTGGTGGAGGCGGCCTCGCCCTCGGCAACCTCGATCACCGCAGCCTCCTCGGGGCTCCGCTCCGCGCGTTCTCGCACCAGACGAGGGAATACAGCGTCCTCGTGGGGCACGGCCTCCTCCGGATGCCGGGGAGCAGACTCGAGTGCGGGTTCGGTGCCGCGCGCGGGTTCAGAATGCTTCTCCCGACGCGGGTCCGAGCCCACTCCGATGCTCAGACCGATGCTCTCCATCGCGTCGAGAAACTCCGGATATGAGGTCCGATACGCATGGGGATAGGTCAGGCTGGTGACCCCCTGACACCTCGTAGCGGCCACGGCCAGGGCCATGAGCACACGATGGTCGTTAAAGCTCGACAGCGCGGCTCCGGTTCCCCTTCCATTCTCGATGCCGGTGATGTGCAGGGCGGTAGCTTCCTGCTCAGCGTGCCCGCCCAGTCGGTTGACCTGGAGCATCGCTGCAACCCGGTCTGATTCCTTGAGGCGAGCATGGCCAACGTTGCGCAGATGGCTCGTGCCATCGGCAAAGCAGGCAAGAGCCGAAAGAACGGGGACCAGGTCAGGGAAGGTCGTCGCGTCGAGATCGAAGGGCTGGAGGGTCAGGCCATCATGGTGGATACGCACCCATCCGGTCTCCGGATCCCTGGTCAGAGGAACCCCCATCTCGGTGACGATGTCGAGGAACTCGGCCTCCGGGTGATCCGCTTCGGCGGAGGTTGCTGTAGTGAGTCCTTCGAGCAGGACGTCGGCCGGGTGCAACGCAGCAGCCGAGATCCCGAAAGCCGCCGATCCAATATCCGCCGGAATCGTGTAGTCCCGAGCCTTCGGGGTCTGCCCCGCAGGGATTCGGTAAGTCAGCTCGTCCTCGCTGACCTCGACGTCCAGACCCCAATGGCGCATCAGGCGCAAGGTCAGATCCACGTAGGATCCCTCGTTGAGCTTGCCGCCGGTCACGTGAATCGTCGTGTCCGTCTCCGCGAAAGGAGCCAGGAGCAATAGGCCTGAGATCCACTGAGAGAGGGTCCCGGCGATCTCGACGTCGCCCCCTCGGGGACGACCGGGCTGGACGGTGATCGGCGGGCAGTCATCCTCGGATGAGAGCTCAACGCCCATTTGCTGGAGAGAGTCGAGGAGGGCCTTGATCGGCCGTCGCCGGAAATACTTCATGCCCGTCAGGGTTATCGGGCTATCGGCCAAGCAAGCCAAGCCAGTGAGGAAGTACAGGGTGGTACCAGAAGCCCCGACATCGAGCAGACCTTCACCACCGTCCGATCCACGCTCTCGAATCGGTACGCTACGGAAACGACCACCCGTCCCGGTGACGATATACGCGTCTTTCGTGACGGTGATTCCTACTCCGAGGGCCCGCAAACATGCGATAGTCCATTCGGCCTGCCTGGTGTGCGAGACACCGTGCAGGATACTGACGCCATCGGCTAGCCCGGCCAGAACCAGCGCGCGATGCACATGGTACTTGGACACTGGAATGCTCAGAGTGCCGGTGACGGATCCTTGATGTTCTGTGGAATTCAACTGCACATATTCGACGTTAGCACTGTGTCCGGGCCCATCCGTGAACCAGGAAACAAATCAGCACCGATCCAAGGTGGACGAGTGCTTGTCCGTCAGCTCGCGACCGCCGAAATATCCGGTTGCACGGCGTAGTCCAAGTCGAATACGAATCCCTGAGCCAGAATGTTTTCACCGTAGCGCCGCACCAGCCCGGACCTTCTGCGGC
This region includes:
- the aroA gene encoding 3-phosphoshikimate 1-carboxyvinyltransferase, which produces MNSTEHQGSVTGTLSIPVSKYHVHRALVLAGLADGVSILHGVSHTRQAEWTIACLRALGVGITVTKDAYIVTGTGGRFRSVPIRERGSDGGEGLLDVGASGTTLYFLTGLACLADSPITLTGMKYFRRRPIKALLDSLQQMGVELSSEDDCPPITVQPGRPRGGDVEIAGTLSQWISGLLLLAPFAETDTTIHVTGGKLNEGSYVDLTLRLMRHWGLDVEVSEDELTYRIPAGQTPKARDYTIPADIGSAAFGISAAALHPADVLLEGLTTATSAEADHPEAEFLDIVTEMGVPLTRDPETGWVRIHHDGLTLQPFDLDATTFPDLVPVLSALACFADGTSHLRNVGHARLKESDRVAAMLQVNRLGGHAEQEATALHITGIENGRGTGAALSSFNDHRVLMALAVAATRCQGVTSLTYPHAYRTSYPEFLDAMESIGLSIGVGSDPRREKHSEPARGTEPALESAPRHPEEAVPHEDAVFPRLVRERAERSPEEAAVIEVAEGEAASTTSWAELQEEADRISQMLIELGTVRGDAIAVQLPNWREFVAVSLGAMQIGAVVTPIMPVFGPREVCMTLVRSKAKILFLPDLFRGRRAALELLAVADEAEATGRKLALENIVVVQSAARGGEGIKGLSPIPEEAAARWNASDWTWRYYDRALASVTPDRGTIADRMPSEEDICQLLFTSGTTGEPKGVQHPYRTLGQATSMHVARSGLGSEDRIFVPSPLAHQTGFLYGMLLAFRLGVAQVIQPIWSGEKALDQAFEQAKVSFVQAATPFLMDLVGLVESGQREAPESLTTFVATGAAVPRELAQRATKVLETSVLGAFGTTETCLATLSGPADVPESMWGTDGRALPGITLRIVDDEGHEVPAGVEGNFEFASPTLFGGYLERSDLTAEVFTDDDFYRTGDLAVIDENGYLKVTGRVKDIINRGGEKIPVSEIENLLFRHPLVADVALVAMPDPRLGERGCAYLVDAQKDRTLDLSGIQEYLSGAGVSKYYWPERVEHIDEMPRNASGKIQKNVLREAAAALAADGRDGRKES